From Amphiprion ocellaris isolate individual 3 ecotype Okinawa chromosome 10, ASM2253959v1, whole genome shotgun sequence, one genomic window encodes:
- the si:ch211-252f13.5 gene encoding uncharacterized protein si:ch211-252f13.5, which yields MARTSMIFLLFATTLLGTESVSEICRGPRCFPGQDWSTQCVGAHCQRRTETSAPRLQLPHSVPSNQVQFYSNYPRDAPVTQQRVQIGQAAPYTIVQPQHGVDSNRRTNPRTITAEVFHPGCAGGTCPTSVSHRPTSDDSAARECKGIGCKLPPLMRQKHKPCIGDGCSGGDDGRGHSSPVRVTDRAAQFLDELPDFGSERGAFIQLTCDMKPGTNEVPSEDALVLQLQLSKSQERLVEALRGQQHEVKELQRLLSEQQGTLVNQQRDILDQQRRMFEQMEQVKAQYNILMDSIKQTSFQNLQGELDSHMETLSGQVRAHQAQQALSLHKVDMEASIMEVGRSLLTCGSCGPEEYCGFSSGHPRCEKCTICPPGFFLVAQCSVHADRICQDRDECLEIADLCGDQQKCLNTPGGFRCQGMTERDANSGMCGHGYFYNSDMDECQACNECDGEPVTSPCTFTTDTICSGPAAGDSPLSMSWAGDASLLGAKGHILAHAFPSVQLHIQGRGDVGLVTAENGHLVLRQHGLVWLDENLSVSHGCRSFIQVCLRMNNTDGSEGRDLSGVRVEQREGRSLQSVTVSGVAEVAPGHIMSLFLRSASHHCNQSSEGLQLYDPSAATLSLLWLSHDTGAVAMTAQATVSAHYHTNYRPVFRTTSTSDPYVVGLTHDGRGIRFAESGTMRFVFQQALYSMGQACVSEGVQVLAYLNHNGSNMELFRAFKSGVHYRDTSISLSGAASVDPGDTLGFEIISPAQCNVRFFGDETGISILSLVWVPAAISSSLSASVAHTGLPSGAVRNKPLFFHQTSPHVSQMGMLAKGSADQKRDFVFRESGTASVALDIKLIHSCNLVKVTLLRRSDSEGSGGGREVAGQRPVPLAQQVAGQMPEGSQWASVSLRASFQVHNGTAVFFTLDCVRGRVNQISHQTGSGVSVLWVAA from the exons ATGGCACGCACTTCTATGATATTTTTACTCTTTGCTACAACTTTGCTCGGCACGGAGAGCGTATCTGAAATCTGCCGGGGCCCTCGCTGCTTCCCCGGCCAGGACTGGAGCACACAGTGCGTCGGAGCGCACTGCCAGAGGCGCACGGAGACGTCCGCGCCCCGACTGCAGTTACCGCACTCTGTACCGTCCAATCAAGTACAGTTTTATTCGAATTACCCACGGGATGCTCCTGTCACACAGCAGCGAGTCCAAATCGGGCAGGCAGCACCGTACACCATCGTCCAGCCTCAGCACGGCGTGGATAGCAACAGGAGGACCAACCCGAGGACCATCACGGCGGAGGTGTTTCACCCTGGCTGCGCCGGTGGGACCTGTCCGACCTCAGTGTCTCATCGCCCCACGAGTGATGACAGTGCAGCCCGGGAGTGCAAAGGGATCGGATGTAAACTTCCCCCTCTGATGCGCCAGAAGCACAAGCCTTGCATTGGAGACGGCTGCAGTGGAGGAGACGACGGGAGAGGACACTCCTCACCTGTTCGTGTGACGGACAGAGCGGCACAGTTTCTGGACGAGCTGCCAGACTTTGGGTCTGAACGTGGAGCTTTTATACAGCTGACATGTGACATGAAACCAG GGACCAATGAGGTTCCCTCAGAAGATGCTCTTGTGCTGCAGCTGCAACTGTCTAAGAGCCAGGAGAGGCTGGTTGAGGCCCTCAGGGGCCAACAGCACGAGGTGAAGGAGCTGCAGAGGCTCCTCAGTGAGCAGCAGGGGACGCTGGTGAACCAGCAGAGAGACATTCTGGATCAGCAGAGGAGGATGTTTGAGCAGATGGAGCAA GTAAAAGCCCAGTACAACATACTGATGGACAGCATCAAACAAACATCTTTCCAGAACCTCCAGGGGGAGCTAGACAGTCACATGGAAACTCTGAGTGGGCAGGTTAGAGCCCACCAAGCACAGCAGGCTCTGTCTTTGCACAAAGTGGACATGGAGGCCAGCATCATGGAG GTGGGTCGGTCTCTGCTGACTTGTGGCAGCTGTGGACCGGAGGAGTACTGTGGCTTCAGCAGCGGCCATCCCCGCTGTGAGAAATGCACCATCTGTCCACCCGGTTTCTTCCTGGTCGCCCAGTGTTCAGTCCATGCAGACAGGATTTGCCAG GACAGGGATGAATGCCTTGAAATAGCTGATCTGTGTGGAGATCAACAGAAGTGTCTCAATACTCCAG GTGGATTCAGGTGCCAGGGCATGACAGAGCGAGACGCCAACTCAGGAATGTGCGGCCACGGATATTTCTACAACTCAGACATGGACGAGTGCCAGGCCTGCAATGAATGTGATGGAGAACCTGTGACTTCACCTTGTACCTTCACCACAGACACCATCTGTTCCGGCCCTGCTGCTGGCGACAGCCCGCTCTCTATGTCTTGGGCTGGAGATGCAAGCCTGCTGGGGGCAAAAGGCCATATTTTGGCTCACGCCTTTCCCAGCGTGCAGCTTCACATCCAGGGACGAGGCGATGTAGGTCTGGTGACCGCTGAGAATGGCCACCTGGTACTAAGGCAGCACGGTCTGGTCTGGTTGGATGAGAATCTTTCGGTGAGCCACGGCTGCCGCAGCTTTATCCAGGTGTGTCTGCGGATGAACAACACCGACGGATCCGAGGGTCGCGACCTCAGCGGTGTTCGGGTGGAGCAGCGGGAGGGAAGGTCACTCCAAAGTGTCACTGTCAGCGGTGTGGCAGAAGTCGCCCCCGGTCACATCATGTCCCTCTTCCTGCGGAGTGCCAGCCACCACTGCAACCAAAGCAGTGAGGGTCTGCAGCTGTACGACCCTTCTGCAGCTACGCTCAGCCTCCTCTGGCTCTCTCATGACACCGGGGCTGTTGCCATGACAGCACAGGCCACGGTCTCTGCACATTACCACACAAACTATCGCCCAGTCTTCcgcaccacctccacctccgaTCCCTACGTAGTGGGACTGACTCATGACGGCCGTGGGATCCGCTTCGCAGAAAGTGGCACAATGCGTTTTGTATTCCAGCAGGCGTTGTACTCGATGGGCCAGGCATGTGTGAGTGAGGGAGTCCAGGTTTTGGCATATCTCAACCACAATGGAAGCAACATGGAGCTGTTCCGTGCCTTCAAATCAGGGGTCCACTACCGGGACACTTCCATATCTCTGTCTGGAGCAGCTTCAGTTGACCCCGGAGACACACTGGGCTTTGAGATAATCTCTCCTGCTCAGTGCAACGTGCGCTTCTTTGGTGACGAGACAGGCATCAGCATTCTCAGTTTGGTTTGGGTTCCTGCTGccatttcttcctctctgtctgccAGTGTGGCCCACACAGGTCTTCCCTCAGGAGCAGTTCGCAACAAGCCGCTGTTCTTCCACCAGACTAGCCCCCATGTGTCCCAGATGGGGATGCTGGCGAAGGGATCTGCAGATCAGAAACGAGATTTTGTCTTCAGGGAGAGCGGCACAGCCAGTGTGGCTCTGGACATCAAACTCATCCACTCCTGCAATTTGGTCAAAGTGACTCTGCTCAGGCGAAGTGATTCAGAGGGGTCAGGAGGAGGTCGCGAGGTCGCGGGTCAGCGGCCCGTCCCTCTGGCCCAGCAGGTGGCTGGCCAGATGCCTGAGGGCAGCCAGTGGGCCAGTGTAAGTCTGCGGGCGTCCTTCCAGGTTCACAACGGCACAGCGGTTTTCTTCACGCTGGACTGTGTGCGTGGACGAGTCAACCAGATCAGCCACCAAACAGGAAGTGGGGTGTCCGTCCTCTGGGTGGCAGCATAA